The Meriones unguiculatus strain TT.TT164.6M chromosome 20, Bangor_MerUng_6.1, whole genome shotgun sequence region ACCTTGAAGACACTGGATGTGAATGCTCTGTCCACACTGGagtatatttctttgtttttctgtagttgAACTTGATTGCTAACTACTCCCACTTCCACCTGACAACAGAAATGCATGTCGTTTTTCTacaaatgaaatataatttatgaTTATAGAGTGTATAGAGAAACTAGTAAATGAAGAActtctttctccttctacttCTCCATGATTTCTCCTTTCATATCTGAGGacaagtgctgcgattaaagagGCCAGATGCTGGGGCAAAAAAGACAACACATAGCACATTAACATCAAAGTCTCTAGTCCCAAGTCATCCTCTCTGAAAGACATCACTCATCTTCAGCATATTGGATACTGATGCTGTCTCctaaggagaaaaggggaaaaaggggGGATTTAGGAAAAGAGTAGAAGACTTTAGGCTGGAGCTGCAGAATGCAGCACAATTCTTATTTTATAAAGAAACTAAGAGAACATAGTGTGGAAAGATAGTGATCAATACTTCTCAGTAGGAATTAAGTTTGAGATATTTATTACACATTTAAAGCCATTGTCAAGTAGACTTCTGAGCCCCAAAGTGTGGGCTTCATAAGGGAATTGTATGAGAAAGTTAATAAGTGTGTGAATAacatatatagtaatatatatatatatatatatatatatatatatatatatataagctatAACCCCTCTTAAAAGTTGGGAATATTATTCTGTCATCTATCTAGAGTCATGAATCTGTCATGAATCTGGACTCAGAGAGTCACAATTAAAAGACTGAATCAGAACATATAGAGATCCAAACAAGAAATCTCGTTGTGTTTGCAGATGCCTGTAGTTATGGCACTTTGAGGCTGAAGCTGAAAGATCATGAAAGTCAGCCTAAgccacatagcaagaccctgtctcagaaactaaagtgagccaggcagtggtggcacactcctataatcccagcacttggggaggcagaggcaggcagatttctgtgagtttgaggccagcctggtttataaagtcagtccaggacatccaaagctacacagacaaaccctgtcttgaaaataaaaaaaacacaaacaaacaactaaaacaaaaaaagaaactaacataataaagaaaatggaggaaaaccAAAACAGGGACAGTGCCACACACCAGAAGTGAGAAAGCACTGCTTCAAGGAGTGGTTCCCTGTCAAATGCTGATGGGACATTTGGAAACACAATACTCAGACTGAGTAAAGTAAATGTCAGGCATATCATTGATAACAGTTATTTGCATAGCCTGAAGGAACAGCTTTAACAGAGATAAATAAGACAGTGTTTAGTACGGACAGATCCTTCaaagacttttatcataaagaAGGATCAAGGAACTGGATCACATGAGTTTTCTGGAGTCATGCAACCATATTTTAGATGAGTCATACCACAGCATAAGGGTTGGTGAGTAAAGATTGATGCCAATGTCACAGGAAGGGATAAAGGAGTGGAAATTTCTGGATTGGATGGATTTTCTATGTGCACACTGAGGTTAAGAGAGGAGGAATGCTGGAGCCAGACAGTGAATAGAATGATCTTAACTTCATAACAACTACCCATGATGGGAACCTGATAGCCTGCTAATAAGAAACAGAAGAGTAACATTGGTACATGTGCTTCAAATGAGgctgcacacaccacacacaaagacacctacatacagacagaaagaaagagaaagaaagagagagagaaaagggaatgcCCACTACCTCCCGTTCAGAAGTTTATGAAGTGTGCTATTAAAATGGAAACCATTGTCCAAGGAAAGTTAGAGTTTAATTAGAATGGGAAGCTAAGTGAACATCTTGAGAAGGGGACTGTGTATTTAAGAGCTTTGTTCATGATGGCCTATGCGTTTCTACCGGCTAATACACTGAGATCTGTGGTGACTTGTGATTCTAATGTGTCCCTCCAAAGTTAAGTGAAGCCTAGTATTAAGAAATAGAGTCTTCACCAGGAAAGCACACCCCACAGAACTCATAGGAGCCCCCAAAGACCGAAGCTACAATCACAGAGCCCTCATGGGTCTGCGCTAGGGTCCTCTGTAATATGTTACAGTTACTAGCTTGATGTTTTTGTAGAACTCCTAACAGTAGGAGGGGTGATATCTCTGACccctttgcctgctcttgggacccctttcctcctattgtgttgcctcatccagccttgacatgagggtttgtgcctagtcttattgtatcttgttatgccatgtttacttgatatccctgggaggcctgttcttttctgaagggaaacagaggagctgTGGATCTGGGGGAGATTTGGGAGGAGAGgtaactgggaagagaggaggaagaggaggctgcAGTTTGGATGTATTGTGTGagagaagaattttttaaaaagtggttttaaaaaaaggaaaagaaatggagtCTTTGCAGAGGGGCTAAGTCAGAAGGGAGGAAGCATTATAAACCCGAtggcataatttaaaaaaaaaaaaaaaaaaaaaaggtccacaCCAAACACTAAACTTGCCAACACCTTGAGCTTGGACACTTAAGCCTCCTAGATGATGAGAAATAAATTCTGCCCTTTAAAGAGTGCAGCACTagggtgctgaagagatggctccatggttatgGGCAcctgctgcttttacagaggacccaggtttaattcccagtacccacatggaagcttacaactgtctctaactctggttccaggggatctgatgccctcacacaaatgcacatggaaaaaaaaaagaaaaagaaagaaagaaagaaagaaagaaagaaagaaagaaagaaagaaagaaagatgctgTACTGTGCTGTGCTGTGACCTGCTGACAGCTGTGAGGAGAGCTGGGCAGCTAGGAATCTAAACAATGAAGCCAGATTTCTCTATTTTGacgaggctggcctagaacttactgagatcctcctgcttctaccttcccaGGGTGGGCTGAAAACCTGGACCACCACAGCCTAGCAATACTACAGTCTATTGCAGTTTTATTACAAGTGTGAAGTCAGAGGATGTCACTGTGTGTAATTCTGTATGTGGTGTGAAATCTGTGTATTAAATTACTTACATGTagattcaaaagaaagaaagagtgcaACACTTGGGTATTTCATTACTAACACCACCAATGAAGGCCAGAGAAGCTGTATCAGAACCATGGATTGAGAAATGATTGGGTGGTTGATGACTGTTTCCGAGGGGAGGTCAGTGAGCAGTCCCCATTATTGCTTTCATAGAGACAGCATCACTGCTTGCTCCTGGAGCACACAGTGGTCTCAGCAGCACTGGGCCTTCAGAGTCTGCTTTAGATCCCGATTCAAGCAGGAGACAGACTAATGCTGTAAGTGAAAGTGTGATAGAATAATAAACGCTACTGTTACCAAATGTATTTTCTGCCTGTGGTGTCCTTTTTATCTCATTTCATTTTCAGTCAGCTTTGAGGAACCACTTGTGACCACGAAAAAACAGGGGGTGGGAGGTTTGAGAGACTGATGCTTTTGAGGGGAAGACGACTGAACTTCTTAATTGCAAAAGTCTGGACTTGTAAGATTTAAGGGCAAATGAAGAAAGGGTGTGGGGCTAAGTTTGCAAGAGAAGGAAGTGGAAGGATGTGAAAGCTACAGTGTGGTTtgtagagaagtagagaaggaaGTCCCGGAATGTGGACACCAAAGCCAAGAAGCTAGCAGATTACTTGGAAGAAGGATGAAGACTTGTCTGATTTTCAAATGAAATATGACACTTTCATCAACCAAAACTCAACCTTCAGGGAACAGATCATCCAGCATTGATGACACAGTACAAACTACTTGATATATTCATATTTGAGAccaagtttgattttaaaaaaaaaaggtgtgtttctttttttaaacaagtatatttacttattacttggggggggggtggcatgcatgccatggcatgtaCAGAGGACAACTCATAGGAATCAATTTTCTTCctctaccatgtggatcccagagattaaactcaggttgtgaggcttggtggcaagtgtcttacATGCTGACCCATCTTACAAGCCCCACAAAATGATGTTTCATATAGCTCAGGGTTGAGGATAACAATGTACCCTCATGTGCAGGAGGAACCTGTGTTATGAGTAGCTACAGTTTATAGCCAATTGAAAGTGTTTATTCTAGTCACTTGGGACCACATGCAGGCATTGGGGTAAGTCGGTGTGAATCCAAGTGTCCAGAGCACAAggttttttaagacaaaaaaaaaaaaaaacaaccatgtCCTGGCATCTTGAAGGAGTTTGCGGAAATAGGCATTTAACAAAAATTAGGAGTGGTTAGCTGAAGATGTTCTGTATAAACGCGCCAACGTAAGTTAGCTAGGACATTATGACCTTTGGTTCCTAGGACACAGTTGGGTGGTTTTCCGTGGGATTCTCCACCAAGGAGACCAAATTCTAGTTAAATCTGAAATGGCTGCTTTTCTCTAAGATGGCGCCAAAAGCGAAGAAGGAAGCTCCTGCCCCTCCCGAAGCCGAGGCCAAAGCGAAGGCCTTGGAAGCTAAGAAGGCAGTGCTGAAAGGCGTCCACAGCCACAAAAAGAAGAAGATCTACACGTCACCCACCTTCCGGTGGCCCAAGACCCTGCGGCTCCAGAGGCAGCCCAAATACCCTGGATTGAGTGCGCCCAGGAGAAACAAGCTGGACCACTATACCATCATCAAATTCCCCCTGACCACTGAGTCAGCCATGAAGAAAATAGAGGACAACACACTTGTGTTCATTGTGGATGTCAAGGCCAACAAGCATCAGATCAAACAAGCCATGAAGAAACTATATGACATTGATGTGGCCAAAGTTAATACCCTGATAAAGGCCTGATGGAGAGAAGAAGGCAAATGTTCGGTTGGCTCCTGATTATGATGATCTGGATGTTGCCAACAAGATTGGGAACATCTAAACTGAGTCCAGATGGTTAactctaaatatatatacattttttccaCCATAAAAAAAATAGCTGAAATGGCCTTgaagaatacaagatggaggaactttTGTATCGTCTAACCCTGTTATTTATGTCCTTGGTAAGCATATACATCAGGGAAGTATGTCATCTTGAAATACAGATGAGAGAAAAAAGGCATGTGGGGTGAAGTCTAACTCTCTAATCAATAGTAGTTTCACTCAAAATAGTAttgaataaacaacaacaacaaacacaaatgAGACCAAATCTTAGCAAATTGCTGAAGATACATGGGCatctacataaagaaaaaaatagtcaaCAAAGCTCTTGAACTATGAAATGTGAAAATAAGTTTTGTCCTTTAAAGATTACAAAGTCTTGAGTATTGTGTTATTAGAAGTTTTGTGAATTGCCACAGCAGTTCAATGACTCAAGGCAACGGTAGCACGTAAGaaagataataataaattagCATCCACTTTCTGTTGTGCATGTCTTCATGTCTGTATGTGAGcaaatgtgtatgtacatgtctgtgcagaaggtatacatgcaggtgggagatgagtagaggccagaggtcaaagtCATCATCTTTCTCATGAACTCGTTGCCTTAAgttttgagactgtttctgtgtACACCGGGAGCTTTCTGATTCATCTGGACTAGCTCTTCCATAAGCCACCaaggtcctcctgtctccactttgcTAGAGGAATTATATTAATGTGTTATAGTACACAGCTTTTACAATACTAAAGATCATACTAAGGTCTTCATGCTTGGAAGGCAAGAACTTTAGTAAATGAGCTATTGCCACAGACTCATTTTTTGAAAgctgtgaatatttttttttaaagtttgggtAGTGGCCTTCTATAAGAACCATAGCAAGACAGAGCCCTACTTACCTCTTTGGGCCTGCCACAAAACAGTGGTTTCAGTGTACGCTGAAGACATATGGTGACATGCAAAAACCAGAAAGAGACTCTCTTTCATCTTCCCCAAATCCATGTCATCACCAGCTCTATAGCAGACAATGTGCCGTGGTCTTCCCTTCTGTTCTACCTCTTCTCCAGAAGATCACCCATATCTTCTCCTCCAACCTTCCTTACCTCCCCTCATCCCTTTATTCCAGCACCCAGCTCCAGCATGCATTCCCTGGGAGCCCATAGGCCAAGCCTGCAAGATAAGcacatgagaaaacaaaacaggaaagcaAGATTCCTCACACCCCTCCCTCTCAACCAAATTCAATCCCCCAGTCTCACCCCAGCTCTGCAGCAAATTATCTGCTGTGGTCTCTGCTCACCCTCTGTCCTAGTCAGATCCTAGTGAAACACcccactttcctctctcctctggaACCCCCTCAGCTCATCTCATTTCTAAGTGTCAGTACCCTACCTGGAAACACATGGTACCTAGAACCTATAGTGGCCTTACCTGGAAGGATTCTAGAAACATTATTTTCCAGGCAAAAATCAGCCACCACACcctcctgagaaacagaaagaacactagaaaCCAAAGAATAGgacaaccaaagaaagaaaagaccagaTATCACTATCTAGAATTAAATCATCCAAAACCCAGATGCTAGGTACTAGCTAGACATAAGACGATATGCCTCCACTGGAGCCCAGCAACCCTACTACAACATGCCTTGAAAAATATAAGGTAGGTGAAGCTGAAGGACACTTTATAAACATGAAAGAAGTCCTTGAAGATGAAATGAATGAATTCCATgaagaaatatatataaaaaaacaagtagtggcatgaaaaaaataaacagttaaaGACATGAATCAATagattcaataaaataaaatagaataaacaaagaaaacccaaactgagggcAATACAGAAGTGAAAAATTTAGAAACTTCAATGGGAACCTTAgaggcaagcctcaccaacagaatacaagagatggaagagagattaTCAGGCATTCAAGAcaagatagaagaaatggatacctcagacaaacaaaatgttaaaacaaaacaaaatgaaaaaaattcaggCAAAACAGGCACAAAACCTTCAAGAATTCTGAGACATTCTGAAAAGCCAAAAATTTATTAATAATTGAATGCCACAGATGCCAGTCCAGACtgttatacccagcaaaactttcaatcacaatcGATTCATAAAGCTAAATCTAATCAGTATCTATCTACATATTCATTtttacagaaggtactagaagacAAACTTCAAAAACAAACCAGACCAGAAAATCAAGagtaggaaacacacacacacacacacacacacactatccgcaacaacaaaataaccaaaaatcAACAACTATTGCCAATCATTACTTAGAGTCTTTACAGCTGGGTAGGACTACTGATTACTTTTCACCTTTGGCAACATGTACTTTGAACCTTCTGATGCTACAAGAGCTACCCTCAGAGAGGAGGCTTCCATGTCAGTTTCAGCTCAGTTCCTCCAGACCCTGTGTCTGACAAATGCACTGTTTTCAGCAACCTTCAGCTTGCCAGAAGCAACCAAGGGCAATCACAATAGCCTATCTTGTTTTGAGATTCTCTTAAGCCCCTAACCAACAACTCAGAGGGAGGTTTTCTGTACCACCACTGTTGTTTTTGAGTCTCTGACTctgagaggtgggagggagcttcTGTACAGCTAAGGAAGCAATTAGTTGAGGAAAGAGGAAGCCCACAGCACTAGAAAGAATCTTTGTATATGCATCCAATAAagattaatatatatgtattgtataaacacaagaaagaaagagtgaaaggaagaaaagaaggaaggaaggaaggacagaagaaagaaagaaaaggaaagaagaaaggaagaaagaaagaaaaaaggaaagaaagaaagaaagaaaggaaggaaggaaggaaggaaggaaggaaggaagaaagaaaacaaaaaggaatggGATAGGGATCTAAACGAaattcttaaaagaaataaaaatgactaatTAGATAAATGGCTAAAAATGTTCACCATacttagcaatcagggaaataCAATTAAAGCTCAGTGTCTCTCATGTGGAAATGGGGCTGTGTAGAATTGATTCAGGgtaaagtaaaattagaaaactCTGTGGGCAGGATGTAGCCTGTATTTCTCTGCAAACTTTAAAGGAAGGTGGCCCCTCAGCATGAATGCCTTTATACACAGGTCCTACCACTGTAATGTATACATAATAGAGAACAACAGTGATACAGAGAGGGGAACGACCAACAAAAGCCTTTCTTTGGTCCAGGAACTATTCTGTTCACATATAGTCATGTATTTAATTTACACGTTTCTAGGCTGCTATAAAAATCACTTCGCAAATGAGGATGcagaaaggaaacaaatgaaaatgttgAAATCATCTAGGTTAAGATGAATTGACTGATGTCAGTTTGATGATCTGTTCTAAAGAGCTCCAAAATTAGAATTACTATACCTGAATTTTCACACAGAAACTTGAGCTCATAGAAAAGTTGCTTGTTGTGAACTTTCAGCTGGGTGGCACAGGAAACCATCAGATGATAATCAGATTAGCAAGATGTTTAGCAAAAAAGCACAGAGAGTCAACACAACAGtccaaaagaacaagaaaaaactTGCATCTAATATAAtacttccaatttttttttttttttgcattcatcAGTTAAaacttggtttctttttttttttcctcagcacaGGCTTTGCTCTAGAGTAAAGACTTCCAGTGCTGCTGCTGTGGGCATCTTAAATTCTTACATGACTAAGTCTAGAACAGGTTCCCTGTTTTGTTTAACTCTGCCTCAAACCTTAGTGAGTTGTAGAGGAAGACCATAAGCCAGTAAGCACCTGACCCGTCTCCTTGCCATGACAAACATATGTGTAGACACGTCTATGACTAAGGACACCTATAATTATGTTTCATGAGACTGAAAATTAGCAACATGCTGAAAACTAAACTTAATTATTCCTTCAGCAATGTTTGGTTGATAGATTGTCAATATAAGTAAGAGGCAAgctgattgctgtgagttctaggccagtctggtccacaaagcaagtccaggatagtcaaggctacactgtaacaccctgcctcagaaaacaaaacaaaacaaaaaagtatagATGAGTAACtagtaactatatatatatatatatacatatatatataattatagattagtataatttaaaactttattatacatttaatatataacttacacagtggaatactactcagcaatttaaaacaaggaaatcatgaaatttgcaggcaaatggtgagatctagaaaaaatcatcctgagtgaggtatcccagaagcagatagacacacatggtatatactcacttataagtggatactagacctataagataggataaaggtactgaaatctgtacacctaaagaagataaacaagaaagaggacctgaggtaagatgatcaatctttaccCAGAAAGACAATGGtatggacattagaagtaggagaaaacaagtaacgagacaggaccctaccacagagggcctctgaaagactctacctagcagggtatcaaagcagatgctgagactcataaccaaaccttgggcagagtgcagggaatcatatgaaataaaggggagttagtatgacctggagaacaaaggagctccacaaggaccaaatatatctgggcacagggctcttttctgagactgtttctccaaacaaggaccatgcatggatataacctagaatccctgctcagatgtagcccatggcacctcagtatcaaagtgggttacctagtaaggggaacagggactgtctctgacatgaactcaatagttGGCTCTAtgacctccacccccaccctcccgagggaggagcagccttaccaggccacagaggaggacattgcagccagccctaaagaaacctgataagctagggtcagatggaaggagaggaggacctcccctatgagtggacttagagaggggcagagaggagataagggagggagggtgggattgggagggaatgagggagagggctacagctaggatataaagaaaacaaactgtaactaatataacaaaaataaaaatttaattaaaaatctaacatacatataatatataaaatataaatataaaaatataaatataaaaatataaatcatatatatataaaacatactctttaactttattttaacAAGTTATTATGTTGTAATAGTATTTTCCACTTGGTTTAGATTCTGTTATTAGCAATTATTATAAAAGATAAAGAGGTACAATACAATTACAttcaatatatttaaaacttaaaaatgatttttattttaaaaaagtaagatcaaaaactcaatacatgctggagaggatgtgaagaaaggggaactctactcgatcactggtgggaatgtaaatttgtacaaccactttggaaatcaatatggcatttcctcagacaattaagaatagcacttcctcaagatccagctagaccactcctaaacatatatccaaaatatttatctacacaaggacatttgttcaagcatgttcatagcagctctgttCATattaaccagaatctggaaacaaccctgttgtctctcaacagaggactggatacagaaatcgtggtacatttacacagtggaatactactcagctattaaaaacaaggaaatcatgaaatttgcaggcaaatgatgggatctagaaaagttcatcctgagtgaggtatcccagaagcagaaagacacatgtggtacatactcacttataagtggatattagacatataatataggataa contains the following coding sequences:
- the LOC110565564 gene encoding large ribosomal subunit protein uL23-like, which translates into the protein MAPKAKKEAPAPPEAEAKAKALEAKKAVLKGVHSHKKKKIYTSPTFRWPKTLRLQRQPKYPGLSAPRRNKLDHYTIIKFPLTTESAMKKIEDNTLVFIVDVKANKHQIKQAMKKLYDIDVAKVNTLIKA